From Streptomyces asiaticus, one genomic window encodes:
- a CDS encoding dienelactone hydrolase family protein, translated as MPEAPKPAGSPARQNVTFPSAGATAHGYLALPPSGRGPGLIVIQEWWGLDHHIADVTDRLAREGFVALAPDLYGGSVAHNADEAYRMMQELPVGRGVELLSGAVDHLLGRPEVTSDTVGAVGFCMGGGFVLYLAAADPRVSAAVPFYGVIQGELPDFSGLRADVLGHFGENDNTIPLDGLERLRRVMREESGVEPDFRLHPAGHAFFNDERPSYHAESAASAWQSTLGFLHQRLD; from the coding sequence ATGCCCGAGGCCCCGAAGCCGGCCGGCTCCCCCGCCCGCCAAAACGTCACCTTCCCCAGCGCTGGAGCCACCGCGCACGGCTACCTCGCGCTGCCGCCGTCCGGGCGGGGCCCCGGACTGATCGTCATTCAGGAGTGGTGGGGCCTGGACCACCACATCGCCGATGTCACCGACCGGCTGGCCCGCGAGGGCTTCGTCGCGCTGGCACCCGATCTGTACGGGGGCAGCGTCGCCCACAACGCCGACGAGGCGTACCGGATGATGCAGGAACTGCCGGTGGGGCGCGGGGTCGAACTGCTCTCCGGGGCGGTGGACCACCTCCTCGGCCGGCCCGAGGTCACCTCCGACACCGTGGGGGCGGTCGGCTTCTGCATGGGCGGCGGCTTTGTGCTGTATCTGGCCGCCGCCGATCCCCGGGTCAGCGCGGCGGTGCCCTTCTACGGCGTCATCCAGGGCGAGCTGCCGGACTTCTCGGGGCTGCGGGCGGACGTCCTGGGCCACTTCGGGGAGAACGACAACACCATTCCGCTGGACGGTCTGGAGCGGCTGCGGCGGGTCATGCGGGAGGAGTCCGGGGTGGAGCCGGATTTCCGGCTCCACCCCGCGGGTCATGCCTTCTTCAATGACGAGCGCCCGTCCTATCACGCGGAATCCGCGGCATCTGCCTGGCAGAGCACGCTGGGCTTCCTGCACCAGCGTCTGGACTGA
- a CDS encoding aldo/keto reductase translates to MRCTLFGRTGLRVSELSLGAMTFGEDWGWGAAKETSRRLLDLYADAGGNFIDTANNYTGGSSEAILGELLEGRREGFVLASKYTCATRKGDVNAAGNHRKNLVRSVEDSLERLRTDRLDVLWVHARDNFTPVEEVMRALDDLVRAGKVLYIGVSDWPAWEIAQAGTLAELRGWTCFAGSQLRYNLLERTPERELLPQARAFDLAVLAWGPLAGGKLTGKYRRGEPGRLTTHATWDDRTEHNEEATITAVLEIAEQGGWTPAQVALSWLRGRPGTVIPIVGVTRESQLTDALGSVDVRLDAAAVARLDEVSAVPLGFPHDFVRDPGITENIYGDRWAEIDDRRSTHRRATSGIL, encoded by the coding sequence GTGCGCTGCACACTGTTCGGCAGGACCGGCCTTCGGGTGAGCGAGCTGAGCCTGGGTGCCATGACCTTCGGCGAGGACTGGGGCTGGGGGGCCGCCAAGGAGACCAGCCGGCGGCTGCTGGACCTCTACGCTGACGCGGGCGGCAACTTCATCGACACCGCCAACAACTACACCGGCGGCAGTTCGGAAGCCATCCTCGGCGAGCTGCTCGAGGGCCGCCGGGAGGGCTTCGTCCTGGCCAGCAAGTACACCTGCGCGACCCGCAAGGGCGATGTGAACGCGGCGGGCAACCACCGCAAGAACCTGGTGCGTTCGGTGGAGGACAGCCTGGAGCGGCTGCGCACCGACCGCCTCGATGTGCTGTGGGTGCACGCCCGGGACAACTTCACCCCCGTCGAGGAGGTGATGCGGGCGCTCGACGATCTGGTGCGGGCCGGAAAGGTGCTGTACATCGGGGTGTCCGACTGGCCGGCCTGGGAGATCGCCCAGGCCGGCACGCTCGCCGAGCTGCGCGGCTGGACCTGCTTCGCGGGCTCACAGCTGCGCTACAACCTGCTGGAGCGCACCCCCGAGCGCGAACTCCTCCCCCAGGCCCGCGCCTTCGACCTGGCCGTGCTGGCGTGGGGCCCGCTCGCGGGTGGCAAGCTCACCGGCAAGTACCGCCGCGGTGAGCCGGGACGGCTGACCACCCATGCCACCTGGGACGACCGCACGGAACACAACGAGGAGGCCACCATCACCGCGGTGCTGGAGATCGCCGAACAGGGCGGCTGGACCCCGGCCCAGGTGGCGCTTTCCTGGCTGCGCGGCCGCCCCGGCACCGTGATCCCGATCGTCGGTGTCACCCGGGAGTCCCAGCTCACCGACGCCCTCGGATCGGTCGACGTCCGGCTCGACGCCGCCGCGGTGGCACGGCTGGACGAGGTCAGCGCGGTGCCACTGGGCTTCCCGCATGACTTCGTACGGGACCCGGGCATCACCGAGAACATCTACGGCGACCGCTGGGCCGAGATCGACGACCGCCGCTCCACCCACCGCCGCGCCACGAGCGGAATCCTCTAG
- a CDS encoding Rieske 2Fe-2S domain-containing protein — MRVTGLGHAGLFIETAAGSVLCDPWVNPAFFGSWFPFPDNTDLDWAHYGRAADYLYVSHLHRDHFDAENLRRTVRKDITVLLPAFATDELERELSALGFTKFLRAPSGTPVERDGLRIMITALTGPGDGPIGDSALSLDDGRTVLLNQNDAHPLDIAAIREFGEVDAYFVQFSGAIWYPMVYQLPLSAKKEFAARKRQGQFDRALRYIDAVEAKHVFPNAGPPCFLDDELFEHNGTGQDGESIFVDQLEFLRQLGRARPRVAAHLLLPGTVAEPEDTACKLTHRYTETEIEHIFGEKPAYLREFAGRQRAALAAERASRSPALPRERLLTELKQWWEPLLTRADRICAGVGGPARLDVGEVSIVIDFPAREVRLWDGERCRYTLSTSADLVATNIERREVDWSNSLLLSMRFTASRIGPYNEFLYVFFKCLSMERIEYVENYYDSCQDDGQDIVLDGWQVQRRCPHLRADLGRFGQIEGEVLTCTLHGWRYDLTTGRCLTADGHDIRASAVS, encoded by the coding sequence ATGCGCGTGACCGGACTTGGGCATGCTGGGCTGTTCATCGAGACCGCGGCGGGGTCGGTGCTCTGTGATCCATGGGTCAACCCCGCCTTCTTCGGCTCATGGTTTCCGTTCCCGGACAACACCGATCTGGACTGGGCGCACTACGGGCGCGCGGCGGACTATCTGTATGTCTCCCATCTGCACCGCGACCACTTCGACGCGGAGAATCTGCGCCGGACCGTGCGCAAGGACATCACCGTGCTGCTTCCCGCCTTCGCCACCGATGAGCTGGAACGCGAGCTGAGCGCGCTGGGTTTCACCAAATTCCTCCGCGCCCCCTCCGGTACACCGGTCGAGCGCGACGGTCTGCGCATCATGATCACCGCGCTGACCGGCCCCGGGGACGGCCCGATCGGCGACTCCGCGCTCTCGCTGGACGACGGCCGGACCGTGCTGCTCAACCAGAACGACGCCCATCCGCTGGACATCGCGGCGATCCGGGAGTTCGGCGAGGTGGACGCGTACTTCGTCCAGTTCTCCGGGGCGATCTGGTACCCGATGGTGTACCAGCTGCCACTCTCCGCCAAGAAGGAGTTCGCCGCGCGCAAGCGGCAGGGGCAGTTCGACCGGGCGCTGCGCTACATCGACGCGGTGGAGGCCAAGCATGTGTTCCCCAACGCGGGTCCGCCGTGCTTCCTCGACGACGAGCTCTTCGAGCACAACGGCACCGGCCAGGACGGGGAGAGCATCTTCGTGGACCAGCTGGAGTTCCTGCGTCAGCTGGGCCGGGCACGCCCGCGGGTGGCGGCGCATCTGCTGCTGCCGGGAACGGTGGCGGAGCCGGAGGACACCGCGTGCAAGCTCACCCACCGCTACACCGAGACGGAGATCGAGCACATCTTCGGCGAGAAGCCCGCGTACTTGCGGGAGTTCGCCGGCCGGCAGCGGGCCGCGCTCGCCGCCGAGCGCGCCTCACGGTCCCCCGCGCTGCCCCGCGAGCGGCTGCTGACCGAGCTGAAGCAGTGGTGGGAACCGCTGCTGACCAGGGCGGACCGGATCTGTGCGGGGGTCGGCGGCCCGGCGCGGCTGGATGTGGGCGAGGTGTCGATCGTGATCGACTTCCCGGCGCGGGAGGTCCGCCTCTGGGACGGTGAGCGCTGCCGTTACACGCTGTCCACCTCGGCCGATCTGGTGGCCACCAACATCGAGCGGCGCGAGGTGGACTGGTCCAACAGCCTGCTGCTGTCGATGCGGTTCACCGCCAGCCGGATCGGGCCGTACAACGAGTTCCTGTATGTGTTCTTCAAGTGCCTGTCGATGGAGCGCATCGAGTACGTGGAGAACTACTACGACTCCTGCCAGGACGACGGCCAGGACATCGTGCTGGACGGCTGGCAGGTGCAGCGGCGCTGCCCCCATCTGCGCGCCGACCTCGGCCGCTTCGGGCAGATCGAGGGCGAGGTGCTCACCTGCACCCTGCACGGCTGGCGTTACGACCTCACCACGGGCCGCTGTCTGACCGCGGACGGACACGACATCCGCGCCTCGGCCGTGTCGTGA
- a CDS encoding histidine phosphatase family protein, translated as MVRITLVAPAVNAALRQVRFDDAPPDAAGSRRAAAAAAALPHHDMAFTAPSERCRGTAAALGLDAAVTPELRDLDMGRWRGRSLDEVGQEAPEEVAGWLSDPAAAPHGGETLLELVERIGAWLDARREEPAPATPPAPARTARLLAVVEPAVVRAALVHALGLPAPTFWRLDVAPLTATELSGRAGRWNLRCGHPLAGSAQ; from the coding sequence GTGGTGCGGATCACGTTGGTCGCGCCCGCCGTCAACGCGGCGCTGCGGCAGGTGCGGTTCGACGACGCCCCGCCGGACGCGGCCGGGTCGCGCCGGGCCGCGGCGGCGGCCGCGGCGCTGCCCCACCACGACATGGCGTTCACCGCGCCCTCCGAGCGCTGCCGCGGTACCGCCGCGGCCCTGGGGCTCGACGCCGCCGTGACGCCGGAGCTGCGCGATCTCGATATGGGCCGCTGGCGGGGCCGTTCGCTGGACGAGGTGGGGCAGGAGGCGCCGGAGGAGGTGGCCGGATGGCTGTCCGATCCGGCCGCGGCGCCACACGGCGGCGAAACGCTGCTGGAGCTGGTGGAGCGGATCGGGGCCTGGCTGGACGCGCGGCGGGAGGAACCGGCACCGGCGACACCGCCCGCCCCGGCCCGTACGGCGCGGCTGCTCGCCGTCGTGGAACCGGCCGTGGTCCGGGCCGCGCTCGTGCACGCCCTCGGCCTTCCCGCGCCCACTTTCTGGCGGCTGGACGTCGCCCCGCTCACCGCGACGGAGCTCAGTGGCCGCGCGGGCCGGTGGAATCTGCGCTGCGGACACCCGCTGGCGGGGAGCGCGCAGTAA
- a CDS encoding FG-GAP-like repeat-containing protein: protein MASPTTGLRPATATLCAAALALLTACGGGGGGGDGETKGGDGAGKSTAAPVVTPTATAPVPRGKGSALADDLNGDGRPELRIPLASDDEGLGGLSHIAYVYGSAKGPDPAVRTVLGRDDLGLPTGAGWQGTVGEMDSATTADLDGDGYADVIVTATKERAPASSERVRITTQTLPYIAWGGPGGPRRGTPATPVPLADADDGLENARPLATGDFNGDGHHDLAAVRQSGKDFHVLYGPFGRDGEAARTETYANPLGSSGQIAELYADAIDGDRPTDLVVHEQGDDDQTRSALLTAGPDGLATTGRTLRRGNAIAFGDFDGDGKRDVAVADTGSRNDEPGYETEPADVGQSVSVYTKRTAGSTPEPIRIPALGGDVLAAADTDGDGTDELAVSLRTGGTELLTIRPDAPGEIAHRRTLDRTVPSRVDGREVPKKRRAVRLHGAGDFDHDGKDEVVLAWGPDPLFALYGEKPQRYWVTDGTDDQVVFTSAPYGKDAS, encoded by the coding sequence ATGGCATCCCCCACCACCGGGCTCCGTCCCGCCACTGCCACCCTCTGTGCCGCCGCGCTGGCGCTGCTCACCGCGTGCGGCGGTGGCGGTGGTGGCGGCGACGGTGAGACCAAGGGTGGCGACGGGGCCGGGAAGAGCACGGCCGCACCCGTCGTCACCCCCACCGCGACCGCTCCCGTCCCCCGGGGCAAGGGCAGCGCACTGGCGGACGACCTCAACGGCGACGGCCGCCCCGAGCTCAGAATCCCGCTCGCCTCCGACGACGAGGGCCTCGGCGGCCTGAGCCATATCGCCTATGTGTACGGGTCGGCGAAGGGCCCCGACCCCGCCGTGCGCACCGTGCTCGGCCGGGACGACCTCGGCCTGCCCACCGGTGCCGGGTGGCAGGGCACCGTGGGCGAGATGGACTCCGCGACCACCGCCGACCTCGACGGCGACGGCTACGCCGATGTGATCGTCACCGCCACCAAGGAGCGCGCCCCGGCCAGTAGCGAGCGCGTGCGCATCACCACCCAGACGCTGCCCTACATCGCCTGGGGCGGCCCCGGCGGGCCACGCCGGGGCACCCCCGCCACTCCGGTGCCGCTGGCCGACGCCGACGACGGCCTCGAGAACGCGCGGCCCCTGGCGACGGGCGACTTCAACGGGGACGGACATCACGATCTGGCCGCCGTACGCCAGAGCGGCAAGGACTTCCATGTGCTGTACGGCCCGTTCGGCCGCGACGGCGAGGCGGCCCGCACCGAGACGTACGCCAACCCCCTCGGCTCCAGCGGCCAGATCGCGGAGCTGTACGCCGACGCCATCGACGGCGACCGCCCCACCGATCTGGTGGTGCACGAGCAGGGCGACGACGACCAGACGAGGTCCGCGCTGCTCACGGCGGGTCCGGACGGCCTCGCCACCACCGGTCGCACCCTCCGCAGGGGCAACGCGATCGCCTTCGGCGACTTCGACGGCGACGGGAAGCGGGATGTGGCGGTCGCCGACACCGGCAGCCGCAATGACGAACCGGGCTATGAGACCGAACCCGCGGACGTCGGCCAGTCGGTGAGCGTGTACACCAAACGCACGGCCGGTTCGACCCCCGAGCCGATCAGGATCCCCGCCCTGGGCGGCGATGTGCTCGCCGCCGCCGACACCGACGGGGACGGCACCGACGAACTGGCGGTCTCGCTGCGCACCGGTGGCACCGAACTGCTGACGATCCGCCCGGACGCCCCGGGAGAGATCGCCCACCGCCGCACCCTCGACCGCACCGTCCCGTCCCGCGTGGACGGCCGCGAGGTGCCCAAGAAGCGGCGCGCCGTCAGGCTCCACGGCGCCGGGGACTTCGACCACGACGGCAAGGACGAGGTCGTGCTGGCCTGGGGCCCGGACCCGCTCTTCGCGCTCTACGGGGAGAAGCCGCAACGGTACTGGGTGACCGACGGCACCGACGACCAGGTGGTGTTCACCAGCGCGCCTTATGGCAAGGACGCCTCATGA
- a CDS encoding serine/threonine-protein kinase codes for MTTGGTSGEDERGSGPESPHRTVISGRYELGERMGRGGLSTAWDARDVVSGRPVTVKELHPVEDPDPEAFRRWVERLRREVRVLATTGHEHLPAIYDLAQRGRRVWIVMERLDRRSLADRLREWYGRPDVPEIARIGLGVLSGLRELYAMGMAHGDVKPLNVLFRPGGGPVLVDHLGLAFQREGTMVGTPRYMAPERFTSPSSPVAGEAMLKADLWSLGVTLYEAVEGHAPFEGTTVYEVMSAVLNDPPPPMTYAGPLRPLIEGLLVKDPEGRLTAGQAEALLRGVARIEPMSAPRAETVALPAPAGATARSAPRASGAGTGILAPVATVLGVLLVMAGAVALPSLAPDSWDDIPGWLGPGCLGLLWLGLAARGFASARQRDRRARWLDALRPDAAEAAARPAGPWQALREGYLASLAIPQPPARRARRPVEREMERDMADFLTALGPPPPGAGPDPAPRPDRPGEAP; via the coding sequence ATGACGACCGGGGGAACCTCCGGTGAGGATGAGCGGGGGAGTGGTCCGGAATCGCCCCACAGGACCGTGATCAGCGGCCGGTACGAGCTGGGCGAGCGCATGGGCCGGGGTGGCCTGAGCACGGCGTGGGACGCCCGTGATGTGGTGTCCGGCCGCCCGGTCACCGTCAAGGAGCTGCACCCGGTCGAGGACCCGGATCCGGAGGCGTTCCGGCGGTGGGTCGAACGGCTGCGCCGTGAGGTGCGGGTCCTCGCCACGACCGGGCATGAGCACCTGCCCGCCATCTACGACCTGGCCCAGCGGGGCCGCCGGGTCTGGATCGTCATGGAGCGCCTCGACCGGCGTTCGCTGGCGGACCGGCTGCGGGAGTGGTACGGGCGGCCGGACGTGCCCGAGATCGCCCGGATCGGCCTGGGGGTGCTGAGCGGATTACGCGAGCTGTACGCGATGGGCATGGCCCACGGGGACGTCAAACCGCTGAACGTCCTCTTCCGCCCGGGCGGCGGCCCGGTGCTGGTGGACCATCTCGGCCTGGCCTTCCAACGAGAGGGCACCATGGTCGGGACACCCCGCTACATGGCACCGGAACGCTTCACGTCCCCGTCCTCCCCGGTGGCCGGAGAAGCGATGCTCAAGGCCGACCTGTGGTCCCTGGGCGTGACCCTGTACGAGGCCGTCGAGGGCCACGCGCCGTTCGAGGGCACGACGGTGTACGAGGTGATGAGCGCGGTGCTCAACGATCCGCCGCCGCCCATGACATACGCGGGTCCGCTACGGCCGCTGATCGAGGGTCTGCTGGTCAAGGACCCCGAAGGACGGCTCACTGCCGGGCAGGCCGAGGCGCTGCTGCGCGGCGTGGCCCGGATTGAGCCCATGTCCGCCCCCAGGGCCGAGACAGTGGCCCTCCCGGCCCCCGCGGGGGCCACGGCGCGGTCGGCCCCCCGGGCGAGCGGCGCGGGCACCGGAATCCTCGCCCCTGTCGCGACCGTGCTGGGGGTCCTGCTCGTCATGGCGGGGGCGGTGGCCCTGCCCTCACTCGCCCCGGACTCCTGGGACGACATTCCGGGGTGGCTGGGGCCCGGGTGTCTCGGCCTGCTGTGGCTGGGGCTTGCGGCGCGCGGCTTCGCGTCGGCCAGACAGCGGGACCGGCGGGCGCGCTGGCTCGACGCCCTGCGCCCGGACGCGGCGGAGGCGGCTGCCCGCCCCGCCGGGCCCTGGCAGGCGCTGCGCGAGGGATATCTGGCGTCCCTGGCGATCCCCCAGCCCCCGGCCCGGCGGGCGCGACGTCCGGTGGAGCGAGAGATGGAGCGGGACATGGCCGACTTCCTCACCGCGCTCGGTCCGCCTCCACCGGGGGCGGGCCCGGACCCCGCACCCCGCCCGGACCGCCCGGGGGAGGCCCCGTGA
- a CDS encoding S1 family peptidase, translating into MKHMRRGVRRVVRFAAVGALVCGGVMVSQAGPGGSAHGTTGSDGPRALSADRTGDVGGRLVSALGASRTAGNWIGADGRPVVAVTDDTAADEVSRAGATAKRVRYSMADLDSATEKLRSAPRVAGTAWMVDPKSNQVVLVGDSTVSTARWSKMKDLAAEVGGTVRAQRTEGSFTTRTAGASPMFTNGSRCSAGFNVTNGQTGFILTAGHCGPNGTPWFTDGTGSTRIGTTVQSSFPGNDFSLIRYDNAALDQNSVVNVGGGQTVRVTGVADPVVGQEVFRSGSTTGLRSGKVTGLNATVNYPEGTVTGLVQTTVCAEPGDSGGPLFAQGVALGVTSGGSGDCDRGGVTFFQPVTKALTALGVSIPGAKAQSPNPAIASGAAGSSGGDGVSTLDDVVAYAQNFGPGLVVIVVGFVGLLSTLTIRPRRRRYRGYSTGWG; encoded by the coding sequence GTGAAGCACATGCGGCGCGGCGTGCGCCGGGTCGTGCGGTTCGCGGCTGTCGGGGCACTGGTCTGTGGCGGGGTGATGGTCTCTCAGGCCGGGCCGGGCGGATCGGCCCATGGGACGACCGGGAGCGACGGTCCGAGAGCCCTGAGCGCGGACCGGACGGGCGATGTGGGCGGACGCCTGGTGTCCGCGCTCGGCGCCTCCCGTACGGCGGGCAACTGGATCGGGGCCGACGGCCGCCCGGTGGTCGCGGTGACGGACGACACGGCGGCGGACGAGGTCAGCCGGGCCGGGGCCACCGCCAAACGGGTGCGCTACAGCATGGCGGACCTGGACTCCGCGACCGAGAAGCTGCGCTCGGCGCCCCGGGTGGCGGGCACCGCCTGGATGGTGGACCCCAAGTCCAACCAGGTGGTCCTGGTCGGCGACAGCACCGTCTCCACCGCCCGCTGGTCGAAGATGAAGGACCTCGCCGCGGAGGTGGGCGGCACGGTGCGCGCCCAGCGGACGGAGGGCTCCTTCACCACCAGAACCGCCGGTGCCTCGCCCATGTTCACCAACGGCAGCCGCTGCTCGGCCGGTTTCAACGTCACCAACGGCCAGACCGGTTTCATCCTGACGGCTGGACACTGCGGCCCCAACGGCACCCCCTGGTTCACCGACGGCACCGGCTCCACCCGCATCGGCACCACGGTCCAGAGCAGCTTCCCCGGCAATGACTTCTCGCTGATCCGCTACGACAACGCCGCACTCGACCAGAACAGCGTGGTCAACGTCGGTGGCGGCCAGACGGTGCGGGTCACCGGTGTGGCCGATCCGGTCGTGGGCCAGGAGGTGTTCCGCAGCGGCAGCACCACCGGGCTGCGCTCGGGCAAGGTGACCGGGCTCAACGCCACGGTCAACTACCCCGAGGGCACGGTCACCGGGCTGGTCCAGACCACCGTGTGCGCCGAGCCCGGCGACAGCGGGGGGCCGCTCTTCGCCCAGGGCGTGGCGCTCGGCGTCACCTCCGGCGGCAGCGGCGACTGCGACCGGGGCGGGGTGACCTTCTTCCAGCCCGTGACCAAGGCGCTGACCGCGCTCGGGGTGTCCATCCCGGGAGCCAAGGCCCAGAGCCCCAACCCGGCCATCGCCTCCGGCGCCGCCGGGAGTTCGGGGGGCGACGGCGTCTCGACGCTCGACGACGTCGTGGCGTACGCCCAGAACTTCGGGCCCGGTCTGGTGGTCATCGTGGTGGGGTTCGTGGGGCTGCTGTCCACGCTGACCATCCGGCCGCGGCGGCGCCGCTACCGCGGCTACTCCACCGGCTGGGGGTGA
- a CDS encoding SMP-30/gluconolactonase/LRE family protein: MPRERAGTGTPSRVPAEPLPCPRVLAPEAHGPEHVAVDAEGRILTGTADGAVRRLTLSPDHELVRSEVLAHTGGRPLGLVPCPDGGLLVCDARRGLLRVGPDDGSVRVVADEMDGRPLRFCSNVATAEDGTVYFTVSSRRHGLEDWLGDILENTATGQLLRLRPGGRPEVVLDGLRFANGVALAADESYVAVVESGAYRISRLWLTGRRAGTRDLLLRDLPGFPDNLTRGPDGVIWVAIAAPREPALDLLHRAPAALRRATVPVATRLRPGPRRTVRALAIGPDGRVVRHLVRRRTPYRMATSVCALGGLLVMGSLLERGIAVCPLPPPREATGAA, encoded by the coding sequence GTGCCGCGCGAGCGAGCCGGTACGGGGACACCGTCCCGCGTACCGGCCGAACCGCTGCCGTGTCCACGGGTCCTGGCGCCGGAGGCGCACGGGCCGGAACACGTCGCCGTCGACGCGGAGGGCCGGATCCTCACCGGGACCGCGGACGGGGCCGTCCGGCGGCTGACGCTGTCGCCGGACCACGAACTCGTACGCTCCGAGGTGCTCGCGCACACCGGTGGCCGGCCGCTGGGGCTCGTCCCCTGCCCCGACGGCGGGCTGCTGGTGTGCGACGCGCGGCGCGGGCTGCTGCGGGTCGGGCCGGACGACGGGTCCGTACGGGTGGTGGCCGACGAGATGGACGGCAGGCCGCTGCGGTTCTGTAGCAATGTCGCCACGGCGGAGGACGGCACGGTGTACTTCACCGTGTCCAGCCGCCGCCACGGCCTGGAGGACTGGCTCGGCGACATCCTGGAGAACACCGCCACCGGGCAGCTGCTCCGGCTGCGGCCGGGCGGCCGGCCCGAGGTGGTGCTGGACGGGCTGCGGTTCGCCAACGGGGTCGCCCTCGCCGCCGACGAGTCGTATGTGGCCGTGGTCGAGAGCGGCGCCTACCGGATCAGCCGGCTGTGGCTGACCGGCCGCCGGGCGGGAACACGGGACCTTCTCCTCCGTGATCTGCCGGGCTTCCCGGACAATCTCACCCGTGGCCCCGACGGTGTCATCTGGGTGGCCATAGCCGCGCCGCGGGAGCCCGCCCTCGATCTGCTGCACCGCGCGCCCGCCGCGCTCAGAAGGGCGACGGTGCCCGTCGCCACCCGGCTCCGCCCCGGGCCGCGGCGCACGGTGCGCGCCCTGGCGATCGGCCCCGACGGCCGGGTGGTCCGCCATCTGGTGCGGCGCCGGACCCCGTACCGGATGGCCACGAGCGTATGTGCGCTCGGCGGCCTCCTCGTCATGGGCAGCCTCCTCGAGCGGGGCATCGCGGTCTGCCCGCTGCCACCGCCCCGGGAGGCCACCGGGGCGGCTTAG
- a CDS encoding diguanylate cyclase has translation MTLSRSPVTRAWRRWRRPRDLEVPRGAVDVEDANRRFLMYGVMPLWFVPAVADWLMHRRTRIEDTSGTKESAIHALMMTEAGVPVAMGLLARVNPLVLSVMGGAAVAHGATALWDVTLATGEREVRPVEQHIHSFLEVLPLSAMAFTCCLHWDQVRAALRGGDRPEDWKLLPKDNPLPARYLAAIGLGIGACVVLPYAEEMRRCLRAAKARKAV, from the coding sequence ATGACTCTTTCCCGTAGCCCGGTGACCCGTGCCTGGCGGCGGTGGCGGCGGCCACGCGATCTGGAGGTGCCGCGCGGCGCCGTGGACGTCGAGGACGCCAACCGGCGGTTCCTGATGTACGGGGTGATGCCGCTGTGGTTCGTCCCGGCGGTGGCGGACTGGCTCATGCATCGCCGGACCAGGATCGAGGACACGTCGGGCACGAAGGAGTCGGCGATCCACGCCCTGATGATGACGGAGGCCGGTGTCCCCGTCGCGATGGGGCTGCTGGCCCGGGTCAATCCGCTGGTGCTGTCGGTGATGGGCGGAGCGGCCGTCGCCCACGGCGCCACCGCGCTGTGGGATGTGACCCTGGCCACCGGGGAGCGCGAGGTGCGCCCGGTGGAGCAGCACATCCACAGCTTCCTGGAGGTCCTGCCGCTGTCGGCGATGGCGTTCACCTGCTGTCTGCACTGGGACCAGGTCCGCGCGGCGCTGCGCGGCGGGGACCGGCCCGAGGACTGGAAGCTGCTGCCCAAGGACAATCCGCTGCCCGCGCGCTATCTGGCGGCGATCGGGCTCGGCATCGGCGCCTGTGTGGTGCTGCCCTACGCCGAGGAGATGCGGCGGTGCCTCAGGGCCGCCAAGGCCCGTAAGGCGGTGTGA